The Miltoncostaea marina DNA window GCTACGCCGGGACGGGCGCGTTCTGGAACGCGACCACCCGCATCCTGGACGGCTTCGAGATGCTCGGCGCCCCCGAGACCGGGATCAACGTGGATCACGTCCCGGGACCGCGGGGTCCGGTCACGTACCGCGACCTGCACCTGCGCCAGTACGTGGTGCGCCCCGCGTGAGCGCGTTCGCGCGGGGCGCCGCGAGGGGCGCGGGTCGCTTGCTATTGTCTCCCGGCCCGCAGCGCAGCGGGCCCCGTAAGCCCCTGATGAGAGGGACCGTCACCGTCATCACACCGCTCCCACGACCCGCCAAGGTGCTGTTTGCCGCCTAGGCGAGGACCCGACACACGACCGCCCGCCGGCCCCTCGACGCGGATCAACGACGCGATCCGGGCGGAGTCGGTGCGGCTGATCGACGCCGACGGCGAGAACCACGGCGTCGTCCCGCTCGCGCGGGCGCAGGAGATCGCCGCCCGCGCCGGCCTGGACCTGGTCGAGGTGGCCGCCGACGCCCGTCCGCCGGTCTGCCGGATCATGGACTACGGCAAGTGGCGCTACGAGCAGGAGCAGAAGGCCAAGCAGGCCCGGCGCCACCAGAGCACGATCACCATCAAGGAGATCAAGTTCCGGCCGAAGATCGACCCGCACGACTACGCCACCAAGAAGGGGCACGTCGAGCGGTTCCTCCGGCACCGGGACAAGGTCAAGGTGACGATCATGTTCCGCGGCCGCGAGCTGATGCACCCCGAGCGCGGCGAGGCGATCCTGCTCAAGCTCGCCGACGAGCTCAAGGACATCGCGGCCATCGAGAGCCGGCCCAACCTGGACGGCCGCAACATGGTCATGATGATCGCGCCGCTCAAGAACCCGCAGGGCGGGGAGGCGGCGGAGGGCGCTGGTCGCCCGGCCCGCGAAGAGGCCGAGGCCGCGAAGTAGCATCCCGGCGTCGCGGCCACGCCGCGCGTCGTCTATCGTTGTCGGTCGGCCCGACGGACCACCCGAGGAATCACGCATGCCCAAGATGAAGACCAGCAGATCCGCGAAGAAGCGCTTCCGGCTCACCGGGACCGGCAAGGTCCGCTTCCAGCGCGCGGGCATGCGGCACAACCTCGAGAACATGTCCGGCAAGGAGCAGCGCCACCTCTCGAAGGAGGCGGAGCTCGCGCCGGAGATGGTCAAGGGCGTCAAGCGGATGCTGGGGAAGAGGTAGCCCGATGGCCCGAGTCAAGCGTTCGGTCGGCGCGCGCAAGAAGCGCCGCAAGGTCCTCGCACAGGCCAGCGGCTACTGGGGGACCAAGCACTCCTCCTACAAGCGCGCGAAGGAGCAGGTCCAGCGCTCGCTGCGCTACGCGTACCGCGACCGCCGGGTGCGCAAGCGCGACTTCCGCCGGCTGTGGATCGCCCGCATCAACGCGGCCGCCCGCGAGAACGGCCTCACCTACAGCGAGCTGATGCACGGCCTGCGACTGGCCGGCGTCGAGCTCGACCGCAAGATCCTGGCCGAGCTCGCCACGCACGAGCCCGAGGCCTTCGCGGCCCTCGCGGCGCGCGCCCGCACCGCCCGAGCGAGCGAGCCCGTCGGCGCCTGACCGCTCCCTGCGCCTCGCGAGCTCGCCGCGCAACCCCGCGCTGCAGCTCGCGCGGGCGCTGCAGGCGAAGAAGGTCCGCCGCGAGCGACGGCTGCTCGTGGCGGAGGGTGAGGACCTGGTCGACGCCGCGCTCGCGCGCGGCGTGCGGCCGGTCGCGCTCCTGTTCGACGCCGAGCGGCTGAGCGGGGACGACCCGCGCCTGCGGGCGACGGAGGGCCTGCGGGAGCGCTACCTCGTGCCGCCGAAGCTGATGGCGGCCGCGAGCGGCCTCGCCGCCGCGCCGCGGGTGATGGCCATCCTGCCGCAGCCGCCCGTGCGCTCCTTCCGCGACGTGCGCTTCCCGCCCTCGCCGGGCGTCTACCTGGCGGGGGTCGCCGACCCCGGCAACGTGGGCACGCTCGTGCGCACGGCCGCGGCGCTCGGCGCCGACTGGCTGGCGCTCGGCCCCGGCTCGGCGGACGCGTTCCACCCCCGCGCCGTGCGGGCGGCGATGGGGTCGACCTTCGCCCTGCCGGTGCTGGAGGGCGTCGCGCCCGCCGACCTCGCCACTCGCGAGGGCTTCGCGGTGGTGGCCGCCGTCGCCCGCGGCGGGGTGCCGCCCTGGGAGGCCGACCTCGCGCGCCCGCTGGTGCTGGCCCTGGGCGCGGAGCGGGCGGGGCTCGAGCCCGCGCTGGAGGCGCTCTCGGACGGCCGGGAGACGGTCCGCGTGACGATCCCGCAGACCGAGGGGACCGAGTCGCTCAACGTCTCGGCCGCCGGGGCCGCCCTGCTGGCCGAGGCCGCGCGCCAGCGGGCCGCCCGCCCCGGGCCGGTCGGGTAGCCTGACGGGCCGATGACCGACCCCCAGCTCGACGCGGTCCAGGCGCAGGCACTGGACGACATCAGCGCCGCCCGCACGCTCGCCGAGCTCGAGGCGGCGCGGGTGGCCCACACCGGGCGCCGCAGCCCGCTTGCGACGACGCTCGCCGGGATCGGCGCGCTGCCGCCGGAGCGGCGCGGCGCGGTGGGCAAGGCGGCCAACGCCGTCCGCCGGGCCGTGGAGGCGGCGCTCGCCGCGCGCACCGAGGAGCTGGAGGCCGAGGAGCTGGGCGCCGCGCTGGAGCGCGACACGACCGACGTCACGCTGCCCGGCGACCCGCACCCGCTCGGCGCGCTGCACCCCATCACCCAGGTCCGCCAGGAGATGGAGGACATCCTCATGGGCCTCGGCTACCGGGTGGCCGACGGCCCGGAGGTCGAGACCGACTGGCACGTCTTCACGGCGCTCAACACGCCGGAGGGGCACCCGGCGCGCTCGCCGAGCGACACGTTCTTCATCGACGGCCGGCCCGACCGGCTGCTGCGCACCCAGACCTCGCCCGTCCAGGTGCGCGAGATGCAGCGCTCGGAGCCCCCGATCTACCTCGTGGCGCCCGGGCCCGTGTACCGGCGCGACGACATCGACGCCACCCACA harbors:
- the infC gene encoding translation initiation factor IF-3, which codes for MPPRRGPDTRPPAGPSTRINDAIRAESVRLIDADGENHGVVPLARAQEIAARAGLDLVEVAADARPPVCRIMDYGKWRYEQEQKAKQARRHQSTITIKEIKFRPKIDPHDYATKKGHVERFLRHRDKVKVTIMFRGRELMHPERGEAILLKLADELKDIAAIESRPNLDGRNMVMMIAPLKNPQGGEAAEGAGRPAREEAEAAK
- the rpmI gene encoding 50S ribosomal protein L35 is translated as MPKMKTSRSAKKRFRLTGTGKVRFQRAGMRHNLENMSGKEQRHLSKEAELAPEMVKGVKRMLGKR
- the rplT gene encoding 50S ribosomal protein L20 translates to MARVKRSVGARKKRRKVLAQASGYWGTKHSSYKRAKEQVQRSLRYAYRDRRVRKRDFRRLWIARINAAARENGLTYSELMHGLRLAGVELDRKILAELATHEPEAFAALAARARTARASEPVGA
- a CDS encoding TrmH family RNA methyltransferase, which codes for MQLARALQAKKVRRERRLLVAEGEDLVDAALARGVRPVALLFDAERLSGDDPRLRATEGLRERYLVPPKLMAAASGLAAAPRVMAILPQPPVRSFRDVRFPPSPGVYLAGVADPGNVGTLVRTAAALGADWLALGPGSADAFHPRAVRAAMGSTFALPVLEGVAPADLATREGFAVVAAVARGGVPPWEADLARPLVLALGAERAGLEPALEALSDGRETVRVTIPQTEGTESLNVSAAGAALLAEAARQRAARPGPVG
- the pheS gene encoding phenylalanine--tRNA ligase subunit alpha, with protein sequence MTDPQLDAVQAQALDDISAARTLAELEAARVAHTGRRSPLATTLAGIGALPPERRGAVGKAANAVRRAVEAALAARTEELEAEELGAALERDTTDVTLPGDPHPLGALHPITQVRQEMEDILMGLGYRVADGPEVETDWHVFTALNTPEGHPARSPSDTFFIDGRPDRLLRTQTSPVQVREMQRSEPPIYLVAPGPVYRRDDIDATHSPMFHQMEGLAVDEGLTLAHLKGTMLRFFRELLGGEREILLQPHFFPFTEPSVDVQVSYVDKSGRTGWLELAGAGMVDPNVLRYCGIDAERYTGFAFGCGLDRIAMIRFGVPDLRLFFENDLRFLEQFA